Below is a window of Solanum stenotomum isolate F172 chromosome 7, ASM1918654v1, whole genome shotgun sequence DNA.
GCAATGTGTTTTAAGTGGCTTGTTTTCCTTACCTTTTGGATCAATCCTTAATTGTCCATATTGAACGTGTTATGTGTCTTCTATGGAAACACAACAACATACCCCGTGTAGTCCCACCAAGTGGGGTCTGGAGTGTAGAGTGAGCACACACCTTACCCCTACCTACCTTAGAGGTATaaaggttgtttccgatagaccctcggctaaAGTAAAAAGAACATGTAGTAATAGAAGTATAAAAATAACAGATAGTAATTGTACAATACTACAACGAAATAATATGATAGTtgaagtacaagaaacaacaaatagtaACTGGAAACAAAGAACAAAAGTAATACTACGACAACTAGTATAGACAAACAAGACAATGCATTCTTActtactaaccttctacccttattCGTGTCCTCTACATTCCTTATCTAAGGCCAGGTCCTCGATAAGCTAAAACTACATCATGTCCTCTCTAATCATCTCTTTCCAATACTTCTTCGGTATACCTCTACCTTCCTTGAAACTATTCATAGCCAACCTCTCACATCTCCGCACTGGGGCATCAGTGCGTCTCCTCATTATATTCCCGAACCATCTCAACCTTACTTCCTGCATTTTGTCCTGCACCAATGCCACTCCTTGTCTCAGATATCATCGTTTTTAATTCTATATCTCCAAGTATTTCCACACATTCATtgcaacatcctcatctccgccaCAATCATCTTCTAAACGTGAGACTTCTTGATTGGCCAACACTCTGCCCCATACAACTTAGTTGGTCTAACCACCTCTATAGAACTTGCCTTGCATGTTTTTGGTGCCATTTCCTCATCACACAAGACTTTGGATGCgggcctccatttcatccacccGGCACCAATACTGTGAGTGACATTCTTGTCAATCTCCCCATTTCCTTGGATAAtagacccaagatacttaaaaacTACCTCTCTTTTGGATGACCAGTGCACCAAGCTTCACTTCCACATCAGTCTCATGTGTTACGTCACTAAACTTGCACTTCAAAGTATTCAGTTTTGGTCTTGCTCAATCTAAATCCtttggggtcgtttggtagtgtattagcaaaaataatacatgtattaaCTTTATGTATTAATAATACGTTGTTTGGTTCACTTTTCatgctatgtataactaatgcaagcttgcattagttatacactctattgtgtgtTAAGGagtattgctaataccatgaatttctagTTATTAGTAATGCAAGGGGTTtcaatgcatgcattagcatggttaaagacCTCATTGCCcctcaaaatcttttttacatcttttccagcATTATTGTGAAGGGTgtctttgtaaataaatatttttatacaatgcgcgttttttaatacaccaaaccaaacaatgtataaaaATTATTCTATGTATAgttaatgcaagcattactaatacaaacattattaatgcaagcattactgaTACACTCTATTTAGCATTTTTCTTATACatcctaccaaacgaccccttggACTCCTGGGTTATTCTCCAAACCTCCAACTTAGAGTCAACTCCGCCGCGAGTCTCGTCAATCAAACTatgagggtgtttggattgactttttaAAAGTAGCTTACAAGCTAAAAGGCATAAGTTGGGAATATCCagcttttgacttatttttataCTTTTGTGGCCTAAAAGTAAGTGCTTAAAAACTCTTTTTATCTTTCCCAAACACCACAAAAAGTAGAAGAGCATGAAACCCAAAAGCACTTaaaataagccaatccaaacaccctttATGTCATCTGCAAATAATATACACCATGGTACCTCACCTTGAATTTGTCGTGTCAATGCATCCATCACCAAGGAAAATAAAGGTGGGCTTAGGGTTGATCCCTGGTGCAACCCCATACAAACTAGGAAGTGCTCCAAGTTTCCTTACATTGTCCTTATCAGGTCTTGGCTTCATCGTAGATATCCTTGCTTCACCCTATTGTACGCCACATGTACACCTCTAGCCTCCAAGCACCTCTATTTAATCTCCCTCCCTGGGACTTTATCGTAAGCCTTTTCTAGGTCAATGACATCATGTGTAAGTCCTTCTTCCTCTCCCTATATTGCTCTGCCATTCTCCTTTTGAGATGAATGGCTTCTGTAGTTGAGCGCCCCGACATGAATCCGAATTGGTTCTTGGAAATAGCCACTCCCTTCCTCACCCTTATCTTCACCACCCTCTCCCACACCTTCATAGTGTGGTTTAGCAGCTTGATACCCTTATAGTTGTTACAAGTTCGAATGTGACCCTTGTTCTAGTACAACATAATCGTTGTACTCTCAATCTACATACTTCGGACATCTTCGCCGTCTTGAAAACAACATCAAACAACTTAGTCAGCCACTCCAGACCTACCCCGTCTATGCTCTTCCAAAATTCCACCTGTCTGGCCTTTCGATCTACCCCTATGCATCCTTGAACAACACCCTTAACCTCCTCAACCTTTATACGCCTACAATACCCATTACCCACAACCTCAACACCTCTCTGCATGCTTCAAATCCTCCAGCACAATTCCTCGGTCTCCCTCTTCATTCAAGATATGGAGTATGTCTGCCATCTCCACCACCAATACTTGTCGTCCTCATCTATAATGCACTTCACTAAGTCCAGATCACGTGTCCTTCCCTATCTCGCCTTGGCTAGCCTGTATAACTTCTTATCCCTGCCCTTGTCTTCTATGGAAACCTTTTGAGTATAAGCAATGCTTAAAGGTGGAGGTGATGGGCGGGGTGTACCTATTGTGACTTGACGTTTgtatttttaagaattaaaatagacataataagAGAGCTAAGAGGTAAGCTACAAAGATTATCAGTAAAGCCTAGGGTGAAGTTCTAGATGACTTGTACCAAAAGTTTGGACATGAGCCAAAACATGTCTTAGTGCATTTTGTTCTTTGTCGTTCCTGTCCCATAATTGTTATTCAAATTTGTTCTCTGCGGTTGGACTTTATGCTGGAGTCTTTATCATGTTTCTGCTTCTTCAGCTTGGCAGACCATTGGCTCCTACCTGGTCAGTCAAGACTAGGCCAAAAAAGATCTAAAGTAAGGAAAGGATAGATTAGTGAGGTTCCAAAAAGTAGTTTACTTGTATTCTTTTTGAGCTCTCTGTTCGATCATGCTCCTGAATCAGTTCCTTCCGGCCTCTCCCAATGACATGTTGAATGGATATTATAGGTTGTGGTTACCAGAAAAGTATAGTAACTTATGGTAATATTGAGAATTGCTTACCTAATGAATGTCTTAAACACTGTGGAGATGCATTATATGTCTCTTCTGATTAGATTGTATTTATTgttaaaacattaaatttaggTGTTCAACCTCCGTGGAGTCTTTTCCATCACCCCCTGTTCACTCACCAGATCATGGGGAACAATCAGAAGTTCAAAATATGCGAGTACTAGTTGGAGGTCCACTGAAACGACCCCCTAAGCACCATATGGTGGAGGATATACCTATGTTCTCTTCAATTGATTCATCCTATGTTGATACGAAATTAAAGCAAAATGTGTTCAAGGTAGAAGGGAAGAATCTCGTACTCCCAGATGGTTTAGATGATTTTGTCATATACTGTACGACTGATTTTTCTACTGTCTGGAAAGAGGTTAATCTGAGAACCCGTAGGGTTAGGTTGATTGGCCTTGAGGTATGATCAGTTTTAAATTAGATTTGAGACTTGATGAAGTTTTAGATTTCTTTGTAACTAATACTTGTGAATTTGTAGGGCTCTGGTAAAACCTCTCTTTTAAAAGCAATTCTGGATCGAGGCCGAAGTGCCCGCACCGAGAGTATTGAAAATCTAAATGCAGATGATGATGTTCAAGATGGAATTGCTGGTGGCTTGTGTTACTCTGATTCAGCTGGAGTTAATCTGCAGGTTCCTTTAACTTGTGTGCTCCATCTCTCTTCTTTGGGTGGTTCTTTCAGTATGGAAGACTTAAATACCTTCGTAATAATGTgttgctaatttttttgtttgtttgagaatggcaacatatatatataaaaacaaggAACTACACCTAAGGGGTATTCCAGTAATAATTAGAAGTAGTAGTCAAAAGAGCAAAAACCCACCACCTATTTACTCATAAGTAATCGCAAACACAAGAAAGTCCTCAGCTTCTAAAGGATATTCATGCTTACACCAAAGAAGAAAAGCACTATACAGTCCTTTTTTAAGATTTGAAAAGTACAACTCTTATATTAAAAACAGCTCTGATTCCTCTCAGTAAATAGTCCACCATATGCAAGCTGGGACACTCTCCCATCTCTCCCTTGTGACCTGACTGATTGCCATCTCTATTCCAACAAGCTAAGGCTTCATGAATATTCCTTGGCATTGACCACCTGATACCCCCTAGGTtgttaaaaaattgtcaatgtTTCTCAGTCACTTTACAGTGTAAAAAAGAGATGATTTATTGTCTCAGCCTCAGCTCCACAAAAGAAACATCTAGAACACAAGTGAAGACCCCTTTTAATAAGATTATCTCGAGTTAAAGCAGTCTGTTTAGCCAGTAACCATGTGAAGCATGCTACCTTGAATGGAATCTTTACTTTCCATATTATCTTCCAAGGCCAACTACCAAGTTGTGTATTAGATCTATGCAAACACTTATAAGCTGATTTAACAGAAAATTTATCCGTCCTGTCTCTTGTCCAGACTAAGTTGTCCTCCCTTGTATTTAAGTCTTGGAACTGTTCCAGGATGCTATTGAGTTCTGTCAACTCACCCACTTCCCAATCATTTAGGGGTCTTCTGAACCCGAAGTTCCATCCTATGTTATCTCTCACCTCATTAACTGTTGCCCTTCTCTGTAggttcaaattttataaaacagtaaaccTGGTCTTCAAAGTTTGATTGCCAACCCAAATATCCTCCCAAAATAAGGTCTTCCCTCCATGACCTACCCTGATTTTGGAATTGCTAATGATCTTGGGCCACAGATTCCTAATAGTTCTCCATACAGCAGTTCCATAAGGATGTAGTACAGTCATGCTAGTCCAAAAATCTGCACCAACTTCgacaagtaaaaagaaaaatatatttttagcatAAGGGACTTTAAGTCTTCCAATTTGACCATCTGAACCAACACTGACTGCATACACCCACCTGACCTCCAACAGTGCCTATGTCTGCTTTTCTAATTGTCCAGAAAATGCTGAGACTTGTAAGCCCTGACTGACTTCCAATATGAAGAAAAACTATTGAAACTGAAACAGGAACTTGCTGGGAATTGCAAAGGCTGGATATCGTTGGAGCTGGCGGGAACTTGGATGGATCTGGTTGGATTTGACCACGCGATCCCCAGAAAAACAAGAGATCTGCGAAGATGGAGATCGAAAAGCGTCTCATGCGCTTGCCATATAGACTGATGCATCGCCGGAGATCCTGTTGTTGTCGGCGTGTGAGAGCGTGTGCGAAGTCGATTAATGATGGGTTTTCTGGGGTTGGGTCGCCGGGGTTCTGTGAGCAAAGTAATGTTGTTGGTTGAGGTGCAATAACCACAGTTACTGGCAAAAAACCTGAGTCTTTGGAAGGACGTACAGTTACGAATTTTTTTTCTGGTCGCTGGGAAATGCACCACGATTAAATGTTCACActagctttgataccatgtgaaAAAGcacaagaaaatattaatattcaAGGTGATTGGGTCCTTGGGAAACAAACAACTGCATCCCAAAGGATGGAACTGGAGAGGAAGATGAAGATGCAAGAGTGATCGTGACTAAATCTCAGATAATGGAACtggtaacacctcagaaatatCTAAGTCATCACTTGGGTATGTGAATATGGCTGGTTTTTAAAGACGGTAACATCAGTCGACATAAGAGACACCTGTCCAGGTCAATTGGGTGTATGCAGTCAAAGTTGGTCCAGATGGTCAAATTGATAGACTTAAAGTCACCTTGTTGCCAAAAGTTATACTCAGATATTTCATCTAAACAAAGCCTTTACCACCATTTTTACTGCTGGTACCTTACTTCAACCCCACGATAGGATAAACTCAATTTCATCCCCATAGCTGTCCACCATCTTCTATCCTCATCTCCTCCAATCCACCTTAAATAAATTGACCACCCATTGAcccaaaaatcaattttccaCCACTGCCACAGCCTCTCCAATAGACCAGATACCACCAACCAAAGATCTCCTCCACCTTTCTACCACCTTTACCATAACCCCACAGATTTCCAAAAACCGCAACTGTCACTCCATCTCAAACCACCCAAGGACGCCCCCCCNccccccccccccccctcttcaTCAACACCACTTTCAATCTCTCTTAAGAAAAGTCCCTCTTGACCACCGTGTTTACCTCCATAGCCACCACTAATCTCTTCACTTTTCATCTCCTCCAATGCCCCCTGGCTGGTCCTTCACTTCAACTACCAGTAGGCACCTCTGTTCCCCTTCGTTAAATTGGATTTCCAGAAAATGGAGAATTACTCAACCGCCTATAATCATCAGCTTATTCCAATGAAAGGTGAAAGAATCCCGTTTTCAACTAAAAGAAATTCCAACAATGAGGAAAGATATTGAAAACCATTAACTACAGATCAAGGTTCGATTATACTTGAATCTGTCAAAGAAAACCCCAGTTTGTCGATATTCAAGACCTTTATCAAAAACCCATGCGTAATGCTTGAACCTTGACTTAAAACCCAGATGTAGACATGTATAACCTGAAGCAAAAATTAGATCAATATAAGCTTCaggattatttttttgacaaagaaaaaaaaataatcctgaAGCTTATATTGATCTAATTTTTGCTTCAAGCTTCAGGATTAAATTCAGAAGAAACTCACCTTTTTCGAATTTGCTCCTCCACTAAACAATCATACCGAATGGGGTTTACAAATAAAGTATTATATTCCCACGCCGCCACACactctcttcaattttcaataatttccaAACCAGAGatgaaatttttaatgaaaattgaaatccaaaagaaaaaagttgtttttctttccttttttgggaCAGGTCAGAATCTGGGAAATAGAGTAATTTTGGAGATGCTTACAGGAGGAGGAGGAATGTGCTGAATAAATTTGGGGTTCttgatttgttatttcttaAAAATCGTGTAGTTGGAGGCTGTCTTTGGTTATTGGTGGAAGGAGGTGGTGAATCAGCAGTTATTTTTATGAAGGTGTTGGACTGGAGGGGCGAGGAGAGCTGGTAAGGAAAGGGGTGGGTTGAAATTTTATCATGTCGGGGACACATGGCAGCCCCAGTTGCTAATCACTACGTTTAAAATCTTATTAGGACCAACTAACACTCAATCTGTGAATAAGGGCATATTTGAGCAGTTGAGCTCATTTGGTAACTGCAGGGTAACAGGGTACATTTGACCCCAACTATTAATGGGGGATAATGTTTGATGATTTTGCATAATTGAGGGGGAAATTGTAATTTCATGCACCTTTTCCaggaaaaaaaagtaaaccTTTGAAAGTTTTGGCATAACTTTGAGTTTTTTGTTTAGGAGAAACTTTTATCTGGTAATCTATTTTTATATGCTCACTGCTCCTGTAATATGAGTTTtgattttgcatttttttcCTCAATCAATTTATGTATGCTTGGTATTCCTGTCATGAGTTATGATTTTGCAAGTTATATCTTGGGTGCCATTTGAGTGGGAAAACATACCTAGTTAAACAAAAAACACATCATACATCTTCCAGTATCCAGAAGCAAGCATTTTATTGCAGCAAGGGTTTGGAGAGAGTGGGTAATCATGAAGAGGAGCTATGAAAGGGGAAAGAACTTTGCCCGAGCAATCTTTCTTAGATATGTTGGCTAAGTTTCCTTGGAAACGTTCCTAAATAGGAAGttcttaaaaaatacaaaacttcTCACGTACATTGTCTTTCTACATGGATGGTCATGTATTCATTGGTAGCTTGCTTTATTTGTCATTGCTTGGAtttatttggttttatttttttcaagtgcTCAAAGTCTTGGCCTTATGTTTTGTTTTGTAGAATCTGAACATGGAGGCAACACATTTCAGGGATGAACTGTGGAAAGGAATTCGTGATCTTTATAAGAAAACCGATTTGATTATACTTGTGCATAACCTATCTCATAAAATTCCTCGCTACAACGACTCAAATGCCTTGCAACCACAACCTGCCATGTGCCTTCTCCTTAATGAGGCAAAATCTCTTGGAATACCTTGGATACTTGCCATTACAAACAAGTTTTCTGTCAGTGCACACCAGCAAAAGGTAGCTATTAATGCTGTTGTGAAGGCATATCAAGCATCTCCTAGCACAACTGAGGTTGTCAATTCATGTCCTTATGTTACGTCCAGTGCTGCTGGTGCTCCTCAATCTTGGTATACAGAAGGGAAAGATCCAGAGTGGATGTTTGGTGCCCAAAAGCTTTTTTTTGCTCCACTTGAACTAGTCCGAAGGCCTTTCCAGAAGAAAGCAGCTGTTCTCCCCATTGATGGGGTATCTGCTCTGTGTGAGCTTGTCCACCGTGTACTTAGGAGCCAGGAAGAAGCTGCTTTACTGGTAAGGATTTGAAAGTGAACTTCTTAATCCTCCTCCCCCCACCCAGTTGTTCATGACACAGATGCGTGGTTTTGTTGTCTCTAGGAGTTTGCCAGAGATAGGCTTTTTGTGGAATTGGCTCGGGAGAGAGCAGTTGAAATTCAAGATTCCCAGACAAAGGTCAATCCTCTGAATGCTGCGGCTGTTGGTGCTTCACTTGGTGCTGGTTTGGGCCTTGTATTAGCTGTTGTCATGGGTGCAGCTTCTTCTTTGAGGAAGCCATAAAATCTTCTGTTGGGAGCTGTGGCCCGTGGGATCGGCTATTTAGGGTGTATAGGAAGGTTTAGTTGCCTTAAATCTGTCGTGGATATGTAGccattcttttaattttatgactACACAATATTTAATGATGATTGATTTTTCAGTAGATTCTTTGTTTATATTTCTTAGGCCTCTATTGGAGCAGATCTAGTAGTATAGATCTGGGCTCAGTTGAACCCATAAAACTATTAGCCAAGACACAGATTTGTCTATGTAGAACACACTGGAATTGCTGAAATGTTAAACTATGATAAGGCGATGGATTCAATGGTTAGAACCTGAATCCAATAAATTGTAATCCTGAGTTTGCCTCTGCATTTTTGTGATTCACTGCTAGGTGAAATTAAAATCCTTATCTTTAACCTATAGATGCGCTCTTGCTAGCTTATCTACTCATGTTCCTATCGGATCAAACTAGTTGAAAAAGACTGTCTATTGATTTTTTGAAGGTTTACGTTTGATTAACCATCGAAGATTGTTAGAATTAATATTAAAAGGTTGTATACCAAATTAccaattttaaagaaaaaatgtattGGAAATCTTTTTACACAGCAAGTTTTAACGACCCGGCTAAATTTTGTAGCATTTGTTAGGATGCATTATCATAAGTCTGACATAATACTATAAGATTTATAGCCAGATTTGGCGATATAAGGATTTTACAAGAAATGCTAACATTTTTGTGACAAGAGAAGTTTTACCCGTCCTTGGTCACAAGTCACAACTTGCTGCAAAATCTTGGCCACAAATCCATTCTTGCAAAAGTTTTTCTAACATGATCACAAGGTCATTGTCTCAACGAAGGATTAGAACTTGACGAGTTATGTAAAACTCAATCATTTCTCAATAATATTTATCTCGTAGCCTTGTAAAGATACAATTATAACCTATTGGGGTATTGTGTACTGCTCCCCTTAGTTGCAAGACTGCAAGTAATACAACAATTAACTAAATGCAAACAAGACACGCCCTTGAGCAACTGCCCAGCTTAAACTGAGGGCAGAGCAGAATATAAAGGTAAAGAGAGAAAAGATCAACATAATGAGTTATGGAACAAAACTAGCTGGAACAGCACGACGTTTTTTGCTTTGACATGTCGGTTCCATTGGCAAGGCTAACCCGATTGACAGATAATTCTGCCTTGTATGAATCAGAGTTGAGTACTTTTCTGCTCAAGTTTTTGTATATCTCATGGATGACAATTTCAAAGGCTGTTTTCACATTAGTAGAGTCGAGAGCAGATGTTTCAATAAAGAACAATCCTTCCTCTTCTGCAAGGTTTTTTCCGTCCTCTACACTCACATCTCTGATATTCTCCAGATCACACTTGTTCCCAACAAGCATTCTTGCAACTGTTGTATCACAATGGGCTGCATTACCACTCAAGATGTGTCAGATGAATTTCCAAAAAGGGGGCAAGGCAATAAAACTAATTCGGGTATGATTCCAAGTTGAGAGAAACAAAATTTGATCTGAGCATCCGGTAAGATAGCAGGAAGAACAATTGAGGATTTATTCGAATATTTGAGTTACCATGTTGAATACTGCAGTGTATGTGCAGAGCTGTAGTGCGCGGGAAGATTCAAATATTGAGGGGATAAGAGTTAAGACAAATTGTCTTCTAACGAGATGATATTTAATGTGAAGCCTGTGaacaattgaataaaataacatagaacATATAGCATCATGCTATCTATGGGAAATTTCAATCTGcaattcttttgaaaattagCTCATAAGATGTTAGAGCTTCAGATTTTAGTCACTTCAACAACTCAATTCAAACTAGATGGGGTCGGTTGTATGAAAATCAGACAAGTCCACGACTTCCAGCAGAATTTTCTTGGTAGCACAACTTCAAGTGGAAGATGAGCAACTTTTAAAGCAATGCTGCTTAAAGCCTCCGCAATGCCAAAATTCAAACTTATAGTTTGCATTTCTTCTCAACACAGAAGCACAGGGAAGGCTGGAATAGGAATCTCTTCACCCTAAATATTGATACAACTAATTCTCTAGAAACTGTATATTTATAGTTATTTTCAAATCCGTCAAGCTACACACGCACAATGGCCTTACCAGTTTCATTACATTTTCGCAATCATACCTAGCAAAAATTTGTTTTGACACAATGAAGTCAAAAGTATTTTACAACCACCAACCTAAAAACAGCTCCCTCCAAAACAGGAAACACATAATATGAACAAATGCCTCAAACTTACAACATGATCAGCTTCAAGAAGTAAGACATGAGCTCATACACACAAAATCAGTGCTCAGGAGTGAAATTAACAGCATAATAGACACTCTTTTCCGGTAATCCGTGGCACAATTGCCAATTGATACTCTTATAACAAGCTTATTACACTTAAAACTTATGTAATAGTACACAAACTGCTACTTCCGCAGAATCAGACAAAAACCCTTTATACTTTCCATGTCTAAACAATTGGGTAAGCAATTTAGTTAATCAAGAATGCATACTCCCTATGGGATTGCTGGACACTTTTTCCAGGTAACAGGGATGAGTTATGCCCAAAATTTTTGAGAACTAGATAGAACCCGCGTTAATTGGTCTACAAATGAACAAATCCATGAACCAAAAAGGGGGAGAATTGCAATGCTATTCGAGTTCATAAATCAACAAAGTAGGGAAGCAATGAATCCAGATCAGGcaaaacaaaatagaaatacAAAGAAAGCAAAAGGGGCTTACTGTTGAGTTCATCAAGCCATCGTTTGATATTGTCGAAAGTAGTGCTCCTAGTGATGTCATAAACAATGAGAGCACCCACAGCGCCTCTATAATAAGCAGAAGTGACAGCCCGAAAACGTTCTTGACCAGCAGTATCCCAAACCTGGGCCTTAATTTCCTTACCATCAACTTCAACAACTTGCGTTTGAAACTCAACTCCAATGGTGGCCTTAGAGTTATGGTCAAATTCATCACGGGCAAAACGGGACAACAAGTTGGATTTGCCAACAGCAGAATCCCCAATCACCACAATCTTGAAAAGATACTCTTGTTCCTCCTCCatttttcttctcctctttgTCGGTCGGAACTACTTGATGCTCTACTCAACTCTACTCTACTCTACCACTAGTGTGAAATGTGAATGGTGTAGACAGAGATGTTAAGATAAATAAAGGGGTGGAAGGTTATGGCACTATTTATATAAGAGaaagtattgaaaatatttgagtTTAGCATTAGTTTCAATCCTAAACTATTGAAAATACCTATTAATTAAACTTATATACACCTCAATCCCACGTGACAAGTGATCTCAAGCTTTTGTAAGAGCATGAGATTCATTATAAAAAGTCGAGAGATCAAAAACATTCTAAACTTGACGGTAATTTAGGAGTCTATTTCTCATGTTATAAGATCGGAGGTGTATTTAAGTTTAATTTCAAGTAAAAGAATGTTCTTAAAACTATCAATAATTTggagatgaaactaataatttgcgtcAAATTTAGGAGTATGTTCGATACTTTTCATATACTCCATCTGatcctatttatatgtcatacttactaaaaatagatgatttttaatacttgtcattttacaaaatcaaaactacataaataataatatttttcgtatTTTACTCTCAAGAGTTATTAACCTTGAAATTATGTATTTGACCAATATAGAAAAATCAAATGAGTAATTTATGTTCATTGgtcaacttaattaatttatatttatttattgaaaacttgactttagaaaaacattaaataagaatacaataataaacttacttaattttgtgatatctaaaataatgatacataaataaaaacggagggagtatatatataatacatatggaatttaatataaaaagaagACAGGAAGAAAAATGTTGTGCTTTGAAACGCGTGGACTTT
It encodes the following:
- the LOC125871699 gene encoding ras-related protein RABA5b codes for the protein MEEEQEYLFKIVVIGDSAVGKSNLLSRFARDEFDHNSKATIGVEFQTQVVEVDGKEIKAQVWDTAGQERFRAVTSAYYRGAVGALIVYDITRSTTFDNIKRWLDELNTHCDTTVARMLVGNKCDLENIRDVSVEDGKNLAEEEGLFFIETSALDSTNVKTAFEIVIHEIYKNLSRKVLNSDSYKAELSVNRVSLANGTDMSKQKTSCCSS